CAATAAACACTGCCGCTCCATAATTATGAGTTTGCGGTGTATCGTCCGAACGAGTGGTGGGAAAAAATTGCTGGCCGTGGTGTCCAGATGATCCTGTTCCTCCAGTACCTCCCATGGTCTTTGTAAAATGGCCTGATACTCGCGCTCCGGCCTGGCCTGTAGTTCATCAACAAGCTTTTTGGTCTCGTGGCAGTTGAGATGATGTTTACGGATCGCCTCAAGGAGTGCATCTTGGTTGCCACGTGGCAACTTGACCAGCTCTCTGCCCATGCTGATCGGCAACAAACCGAGTTTTATCTGATCACGACCCTCATCACACAACCGATCGATCAAGGCAACCCGGCGACAAACCCAGCTTTTATGCCGACCTAACAGGGTGGCAATCTCCACTTGGCTCAGACTGTCTTCATGAAAAAGCGAGTGCACCACCAAAGCCTCTTCCATGCTGTTTATTGACTTCCCCACCCAGTTCAATTGCATAAGCGCCGCCTTCCCAGCCCGAATGTTCAAACACATGATCCGAGCTTTGAGTCCCGACATTGTGAGAGCCCTGGCACCCCGCAGACGTTTAAACCCATCAAGCAGCTGATATTCATTGCTGGAAACTTTGCTGACAACTACCGGCGTTATTTGGCCATATCTCTCCATCGACCGCAGTACGGCGCTGTCCGCCTCTGGATTGATGATCCGTAACGTGCTGAATCGTTCACCAATACCAGTAAGAGGGAGCTCTATTATTTCGTTGGGCTGTGTGCGTATGGATAAAGATATGTCTGCCATTAAATACCTCCTGAGCAATGCTCTATTGCCAAAATGTACCCTATGGAACTTGGGAGGCACTATCACTTCTTAAACAGTACTCTGGGGGTAGTTGTGCCAAATCAATTGTCATTACAACAGGTTGCCGCTTGATCACTTCTTGAACTGACCGGAAGAGTAGTCGTGCCATATATTCAATAATTACGAGATGTTGCCCGCCAATCACCTCTTGAAGAAGAGAGCGGGGTAGTTTCGGGAATTTGCCGGTTTCGGCAAGTGGAGGGGAT
This region of Desulfobulbaceae bacterium genomic DNA includes:
- a CDS encoding ParB N-terminal domain-containing protein encodes the protein MADISLSIRTQPNEIIELPLTGIGERFSTLRIINPEADSAVLRSMERYGQITPVVVSKVSSNEYQLLDGFKRLRGARALTMSGLKARIMCLNIRAGKAALMQLNWVGKSINSMEEALVVHSLFHEDSLSQVEIATLLGRHKSWVCRRVALIDRLCDEGRDQIKLGLLPISMGRELVKLPRGNQDALLEAIRKHHLNCHETKKLVDELQARPEREYQAILQRPWEVLEEQDHLDTTASNFFPPLVRTIHRKLIIMERQCLLVSSVVQSTEFGQFEEKEERFLRQCCEQAAQTLDHTGKELQRIVRRDQGASQ